A region from the Fusarium musae strain F31 chromosome 1, whole genome shotgun sequence genome encodes:
- a CDS encoding hypothetical protein (EggNog:ENOG41), protein MSNLFSGINARFRGGSAKPSSGPQKSPTGSTASQPPPPELPTQGSQSSSASLAPKVPPLPNSPSLAQTIGMDDSSGVMSGDELISSYHLPRPLPLWLNAQYAKHIVKGNFMTLSARPKTVEQGEWIAHQVVEHYRNLWNFVRVLHEKEDDGTSICNSTSCPRMSAGANHSFTWLNRNREPVELPAYEYMTLMQRWISGKIDDTNIFPTDASGVSYAHNPSITTTPLSQLSNPGEPEYIGKRSGFPDKFVDICQMIFRQMFRVYAHLYWAHFTEPFYHLNLEKQLNSCFSHFILTATALDMLKPAELEPMQPLIDLWAANGTFPPESKAYEYANIRAGERLLQLSNVPQ, encoded by the exons ATGTCGAACCTCTTTTCTGGCAT TAACGCTCGATTCCGAGGTGGCTCAGCTaagccttcttctggccCTCAAAAGAGCCCAACTGGTTCTACTGCCAGTCAGCCTCCCCCGCCAGAGCTGCCTACCCAAGGGAGCCAGTCTTCCTCAGCTAGTCTAGCTCCTAAGGTTCCCCCTCTGCCTAACTCTCCTTCACTCGCCCAGACCATTGGCATGGATGACTCCAGCGGCGTCATGAGCGGTGACGAACTAATCTCTTCCTATCACCTTCCTCGACCTCTCCCTCTGTGGCTCAATGCCCAATATGCTAAGCACATAGTAAAGGGTAATTTCATGACACTGAGTGCTCGACCCAAGACGGTCGAGCAAGGCGAGTGGATTGCACACCAGG TTGTTGAGCATTACCGCAACCTGTGGAATTTTGTTAGAGTTCTCCacgagaaggaggatgatgGTACATCCATCTGCAACTCTACCAGCTGCCCACGCATGTCTGCTGGAGC TAACCACTCCTTTACTTGGCTCAACCGTAACAGGGAGCCTGTTGAGCTTCCCGCCTATGAGTACATGACTCTTATGCAGCGATGGATTTCTGGTAAAATCGACGACACCAACATCTTCCCAACTGATGCTTCTGGTGTCTCGTACGCCCACAACCCCTCGATCACCACCACACCTTTGTCCCAACTCTCGAACCCTGGCGAGCCCGAGTACATCGGAAAGCGATCAGGCTTCCCTGATAAATTCGTCGATATCTGCCAGATGATTTTCCGACAAATGTTCCGAGTTTATGCTCATCTCTACTGGGCTCATTTTACCGAGCCATTTTACCATCTCAACCTGgagaagcagctcaacaGTTGTTTCTCTCACTTTATCCTGACGGCTACGGCTCTGGATATGCTCAAGCCCGCTGAGCTGGAGCCCATGCAGCCTCTGATCGATCTTTGGGCCGCCAACGGAACTTTTCCTCCCGAGTCCAAGGCATATGAGTATGCCAACATCCGTGCCGGCGAGCGTCTTCTGCAGCTTTCCAATGTCCCCCAATAA
- a CDS encoding hypothetical protein (EggNog:ENOG41) encodes MKLTNFPILIPAFTAQIAINDPLVITSNLLNIPFVPKAGTLVSEPGYELPLEATFIQGGDFIRRDPDGQWVKLEVTSVARDTSGSLLRFSYNGVVNMAGDEGKVIRGDTNATTTGFGNAFVQIRFETDAPGLKLLQDKLYVGSGRFVIEEDRPVIVEYKISECNKGSKNDYKA; translated from the exons ATGAAGTTGACGAACTTCCCTATACTCATTCCTGCCTTCACAGCTCAA ATCGCCATAAATGATCCTCTTGTCATCACCTCtaacctcctcaacatccccTTTGTTCCCAAGGCGGGTACTCTCGTCTCTGAGCCGGGATATGAGCTTCCTCTAGAGGCGACGTTCATCCAGGGCGGCGACTTTATTCGGCGTGATCCTGATGGCCAATGGGTCAAGCTTGAAGTAACAAGTGTTGCGCGTGATACTTCTGGCTCCCTGTTGCGTTTTAGCTACAATGGAGTCGTCAACATGGCGGGAGATGAGGGTAAAGTGATTCGAGGAGATACGAATGCCACGACGACTGGTTTTGGAAATGCAT TTGTGCAGATTAGGTTCGAGACTGATGCTCCCGGGTTGAAACTTCTGCAGGACAAGTTGTATGTTGGCTCGGGAAGGTTCGTTATCGAGGAAGATCGGCCAGTCATTGTGGAATACAAAATCAGCGAG TGTAACAAAGGATCGAAGAATGACTACAAGGCATGA
- a CDS encoding hypothetical protein (EggNog:ENOG41) codes for MTSTFQMQQPFYRPASLTVDTQHAQKYFEDEDNSVLDDNILEHNAIDSGLDLSPPMADSRRESFAVGPPLFSPKQEDWQSVEMQSVSSNNPFFDQHSNNPFMRPDHTQNNGFAATANWFGNTSGTCTPLNPFDGVPAEYDANASLFHRPMAGPTPFTNPGNMFPSLPVGSQSIPTSPQKEWMTPQQPINKNKMRPSSPGLRSHNEMRRGDGIRKKNARFDIPAERNLSNIDHLISQSTDEQEIKELKQQKRLLRNRQAALDSRQRKKQHTERLEDEKKQYTALMTDMEEELKMLHARVEQLALEKQECIKFIETQRLDKEEMIRVHTNETGELRKKISVLTDHVQRLDSAVPATRDNGFSSGFDAMDAMDGLGMPGAWDASNFLHDYPEPEVKQEMAIVPTKKNDNPFVESEKPAAQGGLLFMLFLVGAFVLSSRSTPAIPRVSEDVRAASATILDNVLKDAGVNSQSASLQAAPQPSGTANWGNAISMNDMAMDGVAPSMLGELGDQLTQPTQEQTNEQIFSLSAAQYNGVNSQDFLQNAPERSSPSQGRRNLAEALATMRIPNKQNDAAEVYTRSLLWDQIPNDVVRNFAKMVSECNNAQNEQQCNELRT; via the exons ATGACTTCAACATTTCAAATGCAACAACCCTTTTATCGTCCAGCCTCTCTAACCGTGGATACACAACACGCACAGAAGTActtcgaagacgaagacaacAGTGTATTAGACGACAACATTCTTGAGCACAACGCTATTGATTCGGGCTTGGACCTATCGCCCCCCATGGCTGACAGTCGTCGAGAATCTTTTGCTGTCGGccctcctctcttctcaccAAAACAAGAGGACTGGCAATCCGTCGAAATGCAGTCTGTCTCCTCCAACAACCCTTTCTTTGACCAGCATAGCAACAACCCTTTTATGCGCCCTGATCACACTCAAAACAATGGCTTCGCTGCTACTGCCAACTGGTTCGGAAACACCTCCGGCACTTGCACTCCTCTGAATCCCTTCGATGGTGTTCCTGCTGAATATGACGCCAACGCATCTCTCTTCCACCGACCCATGGCCGGTCCAACACCCTTCACAAACCCTGGGAACATGTTCCCGTCACTTCCCGTCGGCTCCCAGTCTATCCCCACATCTCCCCAGAAAGAGTGGATGACCCCTCAGCAGCCTATTAACAAGAACAAAATGCGCCCTAGTAGCCCCGGTCTCCGCTCTCACAACGAGATGCGCCGCGGCGACGGTATTCGGAAGAAGAATGCTCGCTTTGATATTCCAGCAGAGCGAAACCTCAGCAACATCGACCATCTGATTTCTCAGTCCACCGACGAACAAGAGATTAAGGAGCTCAAGCAGCAGAAGCGATTGCTCCGTAACCGACAAGCAGC TCTTGATTCGAGACAACGCAAGAAGCAGCATACTGAGCGTCtagaggatgagaagaagcaatATACCGCTCTCATGACTGACATggaggaagagctgaagATGCTTCATGCCAGGGTTGAACAACTGGCCCTCGAAAAGCAGGAATGCATTAAGTTCATCGAGACCCAGAGGCTGGACAAAGAAGAGATGATCCGTGTTCACACCAATGAGACTGGCGaactgaggaagaagatcaGCGTTCTCACCGACCATGTTCAGCGACTCGATAGCGCCGTTCCCGCCACCAGAGACAACGGCTTTTCAAGCGGCTTCGATGCCATGGACGCCATGGACGGTTTGGGCATGCCTGGTGCATGGGATGCTTCGAATTTCCTTCATGATTATCCAGAGCCTGAAGTCAAGCAGGAGATGGCTATTGTTCccaccaagaagaacgacaACCCCTTCGTCGAGAGCGAGAAGCCTGCCGCCCAGGGTGGCCTCCTCTTCATGCTCTTCCTCGTTGGTGCCTTCGTCCTCTCGAGCCGCTCGACCCCTGCTATTCCTCGCGTTTCTGAGGATGTCAGGGCCGCCTCGGCCACTATTCTCGACAATGTTCTCAAGGACGCTGGTGTCAACTCTCAGTCGGCCAGTCTGCAAGCTGCCCCCCAACCATCCGGCACTGCTAATTGGGGCAATGCTATCTCCATGAATGACATGGCGATGGATGGTGTTGCACCTTCGATGCTTGGTGAGCTTGGTGACCAGCTGACTCAGCCGACTCAGGAGCAGACCAACGAGCAGATCTTCTCTCTATCAGCTGCTCAGTATAATGGTGTCAACTCCCAAGATTTCCTCCAGAACGCTCCTGAGAGATCATCACCCAGTCAAGGTCGCCGGAATCTAGCCGAAGCACTTGCGACGATGCGAATtccaaacaaacaaaacgaTGCAGCCGAAGTGTACACGCGCTCCCTTCTGTGGGATCAGATTCCCAACGATGTTGTACGAAACTTCGCGAAAATGGTGTCAGAATGCAACAACGCGCAAAATGAGCAGCAATGCAACGAATTAAGGACATGA